The Nitrospirota bacterium genome includes a window with the following:
- the smpB gene encoding SsrA-binding protein SmpB, with protein VREGQIFLHHCHISPYSHGNLSNHEPLRTRKLLLHRKEINKLLVKTQQQGLTIIPLRIYFSNRGLAKVELGLAKGKKQHDRRESDKTREASREVERAMKGSRHD; from the coding sequence GTGAGAGAAGGACAGATCTTTCTTCACCATTGCCACATCAGTCCGTACAGCCACGGCAACCTTTCGAATCATGAACCGCTCCGTACCAGGAAACTCCTGCTCCATCGCAAGGAGATCAATAAACTCCTCGTCAAGACGCAGCAGCAGGGGCTGACGATCATCCCGCTCCGCATCTATTTCTCCAATCGTGGCCTGGCCAAAGTCGAACTCGGGTTGGCGAAAGGCAAAAAACAGCATGACCGCCGGGAATCCGACAAGACGCGTGAAGCCAGCCGCGAAGTAGAACGGGCGATGAAAGGATCGCGGCACGACTGA